The following nucleotide sequence is from Streptomyces sp. NBC_00237.
CGAACGCATCCGCGTGCAGAGCGCCCTGCCACAGCTCCCCAAGGGCTGGCACCGGGAGATGGCACTGCGCCCTGCGGGTGGTCAGTCCTTCTCCGGGGACTTCGTCGTCGCCGCCCGCACCAACGGAGGGCGCACCCTCGAAGTCGTCCTCACCGACGTCTCCGGCAAGGGCATGGACGCGGGCTCCCGCGCCCTGCTGCTCTCCGGTGCCTTCGGCGGCCTCCTCGGCTCCCTCCCGCCGCACGACTTCCTGCCCGCCGCCAACGGCTACCTCCTGCGCCAGAACTGGGACGAGGGCTTCGCGACCTCCATCCATCTGGTCCTCGACCTGGAGACGGGGGAGTACGAACTCCTCTCCGCGGGCCACCTCCCCGCCCTCCAGCTGCACGCGGGCAGCGGACGCTGGGAGGAGAAGTCCGGCGAGGGCCCCCTCCTGGGGGTGTACGACGGCGCGGAGTTCGACCCCGGCAAGGGCGTACTGGCCCCCGGTGACGTCCTGATGCTCTTCACGGACGGCCTGGTGGAGGCCCCCGGCCGGGACATCAGCGAGGGCGTCGACCGCCTCACCGGCGAGGCCGACCGCTATGTCGCGGCGGGCTTCGAGGGTGCCGCCTGGCACCTCATCGAAGCGGTCGCCAAGGACGTCAACGACGACCGCGCCCTGCTGCTCCTGTGCCGCGACTGACACACCCCGCCGCGACCACCCTGTACGCCACGCCGGGCATCCTCCTGACCGCCCTCACCCCGTACCACCTCGTCGGCCGGCCGCTCTTCACCGGCTGACGTCCTTCGGCTCCTTCCGGAACGCCCACCCCAGATCGGGCTCCGTCACCGGCTTCAGCACCTTGCGTACGACAGGAGTACACAGCACCGTCACCAGGGCGACGGCACCCACCGTCACCACGACCCTCCCCAGGGGGGTGTTCAGGCCGAACTTCTCCGCCCAGCCCGCGTATTCGGCGTACCGGACCACGAAACCGTGCAGCAGGTATCCGCCGATCGTCCCCGCGCCCAGCGTGGTGAACCACATGCGCCGCCTCGGTACCCACGCCAGGAAGCACGCGGTCAGCACCAGCGCCGCCGCGAACATCGCGAACGTCATCAGCATCCCCACCCACCACGGCTGGCCCATGTCCTGCGACGCGTGGTTGCGGTACACCCAGTCCAGTTGGACGTGCGGCACCACCCAGTACAGGAACGCCATCGACACCGCACACACCGGAATCGAAGCCCACCGCACCGACCACCGCTGCACCAGCCGGAAGTGCTCGGGACGCAGCCGCAGCCCCAGCACGAAGAACGGCAGGAACTGAAGGATCCGCTGCGCCGACAGCTGCTCGCTGATCCCCGGCACGGCGGAAGCGCCCGCCGCCAGCAGCAGCGCGAGCGTCACCGGCCACCGCACCGCCATGAACAAGGGCGTCAGCAGCCGCCAGAAGAACAGCGCCATCAGGAACCACATCAGGAACCACGGCGACAGCATCCGCACCGGGACCCGTTCGTCCCCCATGACGCCGAAGAACACCGCGTACGCCGTCTGGAAGACCACATACGGAACGACAACGCTCGAAACAAGCCGCATCAGTTTCCGCGGCTTCATGTCGAAGGAGCGCGAGAAGTAGCC
It contains:
- a CDS encoding PP2C family protein-serine/threonine phosphatase, giving the protein MGAARRVDSYTARWRKSAHRVRNGLRRSGVDYFRGDGSDWIALAALLLTVPAIAFGTIVLPVWCAPSMLVLPIVAGGLLLRPASLLGLYAAAATALIVESVVLGPYTQGPARVTPGTVLTVAACGFFGLVIAQFRARVGVPWRRGGTMLFDLRERIRVQSALPQLPKGWHREMALRPAGGQSFSGDFVVAARTNGGRTLEVVLTDVSGKGMDAGSRALLLSGAFGGLLGSLPPHDFLPAANGYLLRQNWDEGFATSIHLVLDLETGEYELLSAGHLPALQLHAGSGRWEEKSGEGPLLGVYDGAEFDPGKGVLAPGDVLMLFTDGLVEAPGRDISEGVDRLTGEADRYVAAGFEGAAWHLIEAVAKDVNDDRALLLLCRD
- a CDS encoding acyltransferase family protein, whose product is MAKAARGQGGEGRDAYFDNAKYLAIVLVAVGHSWPLVLSGSRTTETLYMWVYVFHMPAFILISGYFSRSFDMKPRKLMRLVSSVVVPYVVFQTAYAVFFGVMGDERVPVRMLSPWFLMWFLMALFFWRLLTPLFMAVRWPVTLALLLAAGASAVPGISEQLSAQRILQFLPFFVLGLRLRPEHFRLVQRWSVRWASIPVCAVSMAFLYWVVPHVQLDWVYRNHASQDMGQPWWVGMLMTFAMFAAALVLTACFLAWVPRRRMWFTTLGAGTIGGYLLHGFVVRYAEYAGWAEKFGLNTPLGRVVVTVGAVALVTVLCTPVVRKVLKPVTEPDLGWAFRKEPKDVSR